The following proteins are encoded in a genomic region of Chelmon rostratus isolate fCheRos1 chromosome 3, fCheRos1.pri, whole genome shotgun sequence:
- the LOC121604262 gene encoding uncharacterized protein LOC121604262: MFLVPAVVSLMIFLRICLASSCGGKCTDNPVFTPSSLVVKFGDPASARCSVCQRCQSKAFGLEKSLGELTENGTTVFWTVDRMTEWGTSAICYYNDEDTGCQCSSTLHVTVYQPPDSVSINFANHSGPVFAGRQYALQCTVQGVAVVENLVVTFYRGQTALGQQKSKNKGKKPVNESFTFTITPSEEDDGVHYWCEAKLDLGPEGPQLPPVVMSQNMTAVVHYKPQGSSRLLPVTVTEGNPLHLNCSTVGNPSPSYTWTLPSAIPPPSGGSVLTINAVTSADAGQYTCSVTNDVGTITVKFTVVVQRLESTSTRLPPTTTATRTTRTATQTRAAWNSSTSSRLIHRFMLCFMLLFSTLAASSLTDLHHHTPSLARLLSPPAPLMCCTNADKAFLCLIKTDENCADKPVFSSSRLVVQYGDPTSARCSACQQACHSGQTGLEVPIGVTRHDGSMILWKVASMTEWDTSVMCYYNAADGSQCCSTLPVTVYKPPDIVSIRLISDYGLMFADHQYTLLCEVQDVAPIENLIVTFYRDQTVLGQQQSDNKDKKPVAEVFILNFRPSEDDDGAQYWCEAKLEMGPEGPQPPPVVVSQNVTANVQTLEYTTDSSTVIHSFNICLFLLLFALV, from the exons ATGTTTCTCGTGCCTGCGGTTGTTTCGTTGATGATTTTTTTGCGCATCTGTCTTGCATCCAGTTGTG GTGGAAAGTGTACAGATAATCCTGTATTCACTCCATCCAGCCTGGTAGTGAAGTTTGGTGACCCAGCCTCTGCCAGGTGCTCTGTGTGTCAGCGTTGCCAGAGCAAGGCATTTGGTTTGGAAAAATCTTTGGGAGAGTTAACAGAAAATGGGACCACGGTTTTTTGGACAGTTGACAGAATGACCGAATGGGGCACGTCTGCCATTTGCTATTATAATGATGAAGATACTGGCTGCCAATGTTCCAGCACCCTGCATGTAACTGTCTACC AGCCTCCAGATAGTGTGTCGATCAACTTTGCGAATCACTCTGGGCCTGTGTTTGCTGGTCGTCAGTACGCCCTGCAGTGCACGGTACAGGGTGTCGCTGTTGTTGAAAACCTTGTTGTGACCTTCtacagaggacagacagcacTGGGTCAACAGAAGTCCAAGAATAAAGGGAAGAAACCAGTGAATGAAAGCTTCACTTTTACAATCACCCCCAGTGAAGAAGATGATGGAGTCCACTACTGGTGTGAAGCCAAACTAGATCTTGGACCTGAAGGACCACAGCTCCCTCCAGTGGTGATGTCACAAAACATGACTGCCGTGGTCCACT ATAAGCCTCAGGGGTCATCACGTCTCCTTCCGGTCACCGTCACAGAGGGAAACCCTCTGCACCTGAACTGCTCCACTGTGGGAAACCCCAGCCCCTCGTACACCTGGACGCTCCCGTCGGCTATCCCTCCCCCCTCTGGTGGCAGCGTCCTCACTATCAACGCTGTAACGAGCGCAGATGCAGGGCAGTACACCTGTTCTGTCACCAACGACGTGGGGACAATCACTGTGAAGTTCACCGTGGTTGTCCAAA GACTGGAATCAACCTCAACCAGACTGCCGCCAACAACAACCGCCACCAGAACAACCAGAACAGCCACACAGACGAGAGCAGCGTGgaacagcagcaccagcagcagacTGATTCACAGgttcatgctgtgttttatgcttttattctctacTCTG GCCGCCTCCAGCCTCACTGACCTGCACCACCACACTCCCTCCCTTGCCAGACTCCTGTCTCCACCCGCACCTTTGATGTGCTGTACAAATGCTGATAAGGCGTTTCTCTGTCTCATCAAG aCAGATGAAAACTGTGCAGATAAACCTGTGTTCAGCTCATCCAGACTGGTGGTTCAGTATGGCGACCCAACCTCTGCCCGCTGCTCTGCATGCCAGCAGGCTTGCCACAGTGGTCAAACTGGTTTGGAAGTACCTATTGGAGTGACGAGACATGATGGATCCATGATACTTTGGAAGGTTGCAAGTATGACTGAATGGGACACATCTGTAATGTGCTACTATAATGCTGCTGATGGTAGCCAGTGTTGTAGCACGCTGCCTGTAACTGTCTACA AGCCTCCAGATATCGTGAGCATCAGACTCATCAGTGACTATGGGCTGATGTTTGCTGATCATCAGTACACTTTGCTTTGTGAGGTACAGGATGTCGCTCCCATTGAAAACCTCATTGTGACCTTCTACAGAGATCAGACTGTACTGGgtcagcagcagtctgacaaTAAAGACAAGAAACCAGTGGCTGAAGTCTTCATTTTAAACTTCCGCCCCAGTGAAGACGATGATGGAGCCCAGTACTGGTGTGAAGCCAAGCTA
- the LOC121604711 gene encoding general transcription factor 3C polypeptide 1: protein MDPLSIVEDEVALEGLDGITLPSLWIRLEDRQPKFSLKLDDCTKELIWKSLISNTDLKFYQLPQEREDVVLYDRFKDVDPDTGTETTQRFSDTQKDIYPVHMVLENKDGIQGSCAFFNQRTDITKHVRSMSLTPLLSLEEALERYGRKLVVVASQVLRFRTLIGNESDPDLKLNDDSYCVLERVGRARWQGELQKDLHGCSFKIDARKLHYMRKALVKHGLVSMQSHCTRLKSGQQQHSILLLLKRFHVNRRSKYDILMEYVSNFLQQSPGQFATLATLKKLVSVKDSTFKRILQYMRSAKLVEFCQYPLEELDPSARPCTNKSGGKVQVRCLKLIKPYTGKGVADDDDDDDEEEEDDTVVRRRALPSEGRIMETDVLSQAYHIILSCGTKGIPQRDIRFSMNVGKLESRMLCRRLERDGLIKGFMEDEGRQRTTKYISHRCVGVSDQLQLFAKEQERKKLLYSSAPQASSTAPATTKTPSTSKSTPKGNNKTPAAKKIQNSSEGGNKDAEEAGQMCGDGEVDTANNGLGGKGGKARGKSGAKRNKAGKKGRERSKQTQPEIPIAQSTPAQCETAACSKSTTTTPDSVSNPSTEQAHVEEEEESTSAPASLLAQSEALNAADNPADSNIVVVKDVSQLQASTCKKSGKSLERSHETYRLLRRKNLIVEAVRKFKIIDGLFPLLKMINDEEKQDGFSSKCCKKTILRLVHSLSREGLLKIYKTTVVQDGITKKIEMVVHPSIQPKDEIVNRVIEQARFKISSSYSAVRLQHDEERDREQEKGSENMTARTSRTQRNKADKKRPSINDEQFKPTPVRGLGKTLGFQPKMHRLRAIHSFLWYLIYGHPCEHNSNDSNSTSQTPANPNSSDPENREKQNLEDAQNSTNTDGQTQSCESAADGSVDPQTADSTLSNSHVTSSGDDGEELKDKPAPGLSESDMKVYADEESWKRFMPPVRVHKEFDSGWAMVGDLLLCLPLSVFVQVIQINYKVDGLEEYVSDPVKQHHLVRTLPARMKRQLLYKRKYIFTFHENLQKLVYMGLLQFGPVEKFKEKDQVFVYLKRNASIVDTTSSEPHYWLVAESPDKPFERRQYTFNTAEDVENYWFDLMCVCLNTPLGVIRNKRNVTDDDAAPSFVHERNVFAGLAYLLKGSRQVCDDGSIPGDGKGAGGLDSEFFAHLKRNWLWTNHLLASKTTPSGLEAKENKIRLKSLLSKNALRIALKAGGTATPRYVTAKRPLMAENVEVDVEPASRNQQVVGGKRQKRKRSKKEVVRAPRKKKKEPKKRTPAHDAADHQALKKMTRQRVSWSIQEDSLMMLCSVASHLLNSKLKRPFIPYCVVRDLLHAEFEISMDKTSVAVGRRTRYILKNPQTLLNYRICLAEVYQDKPLMRLLEEKKPADPDNPEDCAKVFSEYVRLLRQKFTSALGPCDTIMPDTKHQLFSRFRVSAIDSGKQMSCRDTVNCTDDIHTIVLHNLIQSTLAMTNSQMKSSRSFQTFQLYSKYNQELLCQVFIQCRKRGLVNRRRVNQPFGPKKNRALPILPMSYQLSQSYYRCFSWRFPHTLCSDSFRFLKSLLNNGMGDRPATTFYHETDVRSENGEDLMERGTGSQRKKKLSEVKEDGRPVSEPDSQPEKANSESSKEGENDQRKVEGEQRNADKSITAGSGEDPSSREQTDDRLPKAATSNTAARASEEPPDVSDMLQFSLDSPGGACVIALSLMSLGLLSVHLSIPKQIVVVDSNLVDNDVVKSMAALEEEDDDDDDGDENEGRKRLEVKAHQASHTNYLIMRGYCSPGIVKIRNLNTSDNIVVESCIMKLRLRNTPAHHLFSMQNSPPLDLTKCGPSLLPASLGYSTRSSCSSPSSEKECDSRLVQLRGYTPQDIEACAQLRRSLDAFGENGLDIHDLYKAHVHLQEPQSGRTRSLQQYMKELQEESQVLKVGSFGVRWVLMRHAEPWLLTIKSKPWSQARFTSDPDLENQHNTSVRKRCRQEVPHETEEPPAKKSAADKQEDKDREDAEIWSDKTGEKLNEEEQLKKQKERADEASGDKLLSLEEEGGQQVQPEEKGHEEARQEKMETEERHEKKEEDSVTDERDEEAGDDDESLSFISRPWRMVDGGLNRQVCKGMLEAVLYHIMYRPGLMQQTLVEHYKDVLQPMAVLDLVQALIDMGCVTKKTLVKTPKPSLFARSGQQTRSETNVTIEEPDTVFYEPTISCCLRLSQVLPNERHWNYCIP, encoded by the exons ATATGGCCGAAAGCTTGTTGTCGTGGCGTCCCAGGTGCTGCGATTCAGGACCTTGATTGGTAATGAGAGCGACCCTGATTTAAAACTCAATGACGACTCTTACTGTGTGTTGGAACGAGTGGGCCGAGCTCGATGGCAAGGAGAGCTACAAAAAGATCTGCATGGCTGCTCTTTCAA GATCGATGCTCGAAAGTTGCACTACATGAGGAAGGCTCTTGTCAAACATGGACTCGTCAGCATGCAGTCTCACTGCACACGACTGAAGTCAGGACAACAGCAACACTCCATTCTTCTGCTGCTCAAACGCTTCCATGTGAACAG GAGGAGTAAGTATGACATACTGATGGAGTACGTGTCCAACTTTCTCCAGCAGTCACCTGGTCAGTTTGCCACTTTGGCCACACTCAAAAAACTGGTT agTGTGAAAGACAGTACTTTTAAGCGTATTCTTCAATACATGCGATCTGCTAAGTTGGTTGAGTTTTGCCAGTACCCTCTAGAGGAATTAGATCCCAGTGCCAGGCCCTGCACCAACAAATCAG GGGGTAAAGTGCAAGTGCGCTGTTTGAAACTGATAAAGCCGTATACAGGGAAGGGGGTCGccgatgatgacgatgatgatgacgaggaggaagaggatgacaCTGTAGTAAGAAGAAGAGCTCTCCCTTCAGAGGGGCGAATCATGGAGACTGATGTCCTGTCGCAGGCCTATCACATTA TACTATCCTGTGGTACAAAGGGAATTCCTCAGAGAGATATCAGGTTTAGCATGAACGTCGGTAAACTGGAATCACGTATGCTCTGCCGAAGGCTGGAAAGGGATGGTCTAATTAAG GGGTTCATGGAGGATGAAGGTCGACAGAGAACTACAAAATATATCAGCCATAG gtgtgtgggtgtgagcgATCAACTCCAACTGTTTGCTAAAGAGCAGGAACGGAAGAAGCTTCTGTACTCCTCTGCACCGCAGGCGTCTAGTACTGCACCTGCCACTACAAAAACACCATCAACCTCAAAGTCGACACcaaaaggaaacaacaaaacTCCTGCCGCAAAGAAGATTCAAAATTCAAGTGAGGGAGGAAACAAAGATGCAGAGGAGGCTGGCCAGATGTGTGGTGATGGTGAAGTGGATACAGCAAATAACGGCTTGGGTGGAAAGGGAGGTAAAGCAAGAGGAAAGTCAGGAGCAAAAAGAAACAAGGCAGGGAagaagggcagagagagaagtaAACAGACACAACCTGAAATTCCCATCGCGCAATCCACACCAGCTCAAT GTGaaactgcagcctgcagcaaaTCCACAACCACAACACCTGACTCAGTGTCCAATCCCAGTACAG AACAAGCTCatgttgaggaggaggaagaatcCACCTCAGCTCCTGCCAGCCTTTTGGCTCAGAGTGAGGCGCTGAATGCAGCTGATAACCCAGCAGACAGCAACATCGTGGTTGTTAAAGATGTTTCCCAGCTGCAG GCCTCCACATGCAAAAAATCCGGAAAGTCTTTGGAGAGGTCTCACGAGACGTACCGCCTATTGAGAAGGAAGAACCTGATCGTTGAGGCAGTCCGCAAATTCAAAATCATAGACGGTCTTTTCCC GCTGCTGAAGATGATCAATGACGAAGAGAAGCAGGATGGATTCAGCTCAAAGTGTTGCAAGAAGACTATTTTACGTCTCGTCCACAGTCTGTCTAGAGAAGGCTTGCTGAAGATTTACAAGACCACTGTCGTACAGGATGGGATCACTAAGAAG ATTGAGATGGTCGTTCATCCGTCCATTCAGCCCAAAGATGAAATAGTAAACCGAGTCATTGAACAGGCTCGCTTCAAAATCTCCAGCTCTTACTCAGCAGTACG TCTGCAGCAcgatgaagagagagacagagagcaagagaaaggGTCTGAAAACATGACCGCCAGAACTTCTAGAACCCAAAGGAACAAGGCTGACAAAAAGAGACCAAGCATTAACGATGAGCAGTTCAAGCCCACACCAG TTCGGGGACTGGGGAAGACTTTAGGCTTCCAGCCTAAGATGCATCGTCTGCGTGCTATTCACAGCTTCCTCTGGTACCTAATATACGGGCACCCGTGCGAACACAACTCCAATGACTCCAATTCGACCAGTCAAACACCAGCAAACCCAAATAGTTCTGACCCTGAAAACCGTGAAAAACAGAATCTGGAAGATGCACAAAActccacaaacactgatggaCAAACACAGTCATGTGAAAGTGCAGCAGACGGATCCGTGGACCCACAAACTGCAGATTCCACGCTGTCTAACTCACATGTGACATCATCCGGTGATGACGGGGAGGAGCTGAAGGATAAACCAGCACCTGGTCTCTCTGAGTCTGACATGAAAG TGTACGCCGATGAAGAGTCATGGAAGAGATTCATGCCTCCTGTGCGTGTACACAAGGAGTTTGACAGCGGCTGGGCGATGGTTGGTgacctgctcctctgcctgcctctctctgtcttcgtACAGGTCATACAGATCAATTATAAG GTGGATGGACTGGAGGAATATGTCAGTGACCCTGTGAAGCAACACCATCTTGTCAGAACGTTGCCTGCCAGAATGAAAAGACAGCTGCTTTATAAACG GAAATACATCTTCACATTTCACGAGAACCTGCAGAAGCTGGTCTACATGGgtctgctgcagtttggtcCTGTGGAGAAGTTCAAGGAGAAAGATCAG GTGTTTGTGTACCTGAAGCGCAATGCCAGCATTGTGGACACCACCAGCTCTGAGCCTCATTACTGGCTGGTCGCAGAGTCACCTGACAAACCGTTTGAGAGGCGCCAGTACACGTTCAACACTGCTGAAGATGTAGAAAACTACTGGTTTGACCTGATGTGTGTCTGCCTCAATACACCACTGg GTGTGATCCGCAATAAGAGAAATGTTACAGACGATGACGCTGCCCCTTCCTTTGTCCATGAACGCAACGTGTTCGCAGGATTGGCCTACCTTCTAAA GGGCAGTCGTCAGGTGTGTGACGACGGCTCAATACCAGGAGACGGTAAAGGAGCAGGAGGACTTGACTCTGAATTCTTTGCTCATCTTAAACGCAACTGGTTGTGGACCAATCACCTGCTCGCTTCCAAAACG ACCCCAAGTGGTTTAGAGGCGAAGGAGAATAAAATCCGACTGAAGAGCCTGCTTTCTAAAAATGCTCTCAGGATTGCACTTAAAGCTG GAGGAACTGCTACACCTCGTTATGTGACTGCCAAGCGACCACTGATGGCAGAAAATGTTGAG GTGGATGTAGAGCCTGCGTCCAGAAACCAGCAGGTGGTtggaggaaagagacagaagaggaagagaagcaaAAAAGAAGTTGTCAGGGCCCCTcgcaagaagaagaaag AGCCCAAGAAACGCACCCCTGCCCATGATGCAGCTGACCATCAAGCTCTGAAGAAGATGACCAGACAGAGAGTCTCCTGGTCTATACAGGAGGACTCACTGATGATGCTCTGCAGCGTGGCCTCGCACCTGCTCAACAGCAAG TTAAAAAGGCCATTCATACCTTACTGTGTGGTAAGAGACCTGCTCCACGCAGAGTTCGAGATATCCATGGATAAAACATCTGTTGCTGTGGGACGTCGCACACGCTACATCCTCAAAAATCCTCAGACACTTCTGAACTACAG GATCTGTCTGGCTGAGGTGTACCAGGACAAACCTCTGATGAGACTGTTAGAGGAGAAGAAGCCTGCTGATCCAGACAATCCAGag GATTGTGCTAAAGTGTTTTCTGAGTACGTCAGGCTGCTCAGGCAGAAGTTCACCTCTGCTCTGGGCCCTTGTGACACCATCATGCCTGACACAAAACATCAGCTCTTCTCACG attTAGAGTTTCAGCAATAGACAGCGGAAAGCAGATGTCATGCAGAGACACCGTCAACTG CACAGATGATATTCATACCATAGTGTTACATAACTTGATCCAGAGCACTCTGGCCATGACCAACAGCCAGATGAAATCCTCCAGATCCTTTCAG ACCTTCCAGTTGTACAGTAAGTATAACCAGGAGCTGCTGTGCCAAGTGTTCATACAATGCAGGAAAAGGGGTCTGGTCAACCGCCGTCGTGTCAATCAGCCGTTTGGGCCAAAGAAGAACAGAGCGCTGCCCATCCTGCCCATGTCCTACCAGCTGTCCCAGTCCTATTACAG GTGTTTTTCATGGCGTTTTCCTCACACGCTGTGCAGTGATTCCTTCCGCTTCCTGAAGAGTCTACTTAACAACGGGATGGGAGACAGACCCGCCACTACGTTCTACCATGAAACAGATGTCAGGTCAGAGAACGGGGAGGACCTGATGGAGAGAGGAACGGGgtcacaaaggaaaaaaaaactaagtgAAGTGAAGGAAGATGGCAGACCAGTGAGTGAACCAGACTCACAACCAGAGAAGGCGAACAGTGAATCCTCAAAGGAAGGCGAGAACGACCAAAGAAAGGTGGAAGGTGAACAGAGAAACGCAGACAAAAGCATCACAGCCGGTTCGGGTGAAGATccgtccagcagagagcagacagacgaTCGTCTTCCCAAAGCTGCTacctcaaacacagcagcccGAGCTTCAGAGGAGCCTCCTGATGTGTCGGACATGCTGCAGTTCTCTCTGGACTCTCCAGGTGGAGCCTGCGTGATCGCTCTCAGCCTGATGTCTCTGGGACTGCTGAGTGTACACTTGTCTATACCCAAACAGATCGTGGTGGTGGACAGCAACCTGGTGGACAATGATGTAGTCAAGAG CATGGCGGCactggaagaagaagatgatgatgacgatgacggGGACGAGAATGAGGGCAGGAAAAGGCTGGAAGTGAAGGCACATCAGGCGTCACACACCAACTACCTGATTATGCGGGGATACTGCTCTCCTGGCATAG tCAAAATACGCAACCTGAACACCAGCGATAACATCGTGGTGGAGTCTTGTATTATGAAGCTGCGACTGCGCAACACACCTGCTCACCACTTGTTCAGTATGCAGA ACTCTCCACCATTGGATTTGACTAAATGTGGTCCATCCCTGTTGCCCGCCAGCCTCGGCTACTCCACCCGTTCCTCCTGCTCTTCGCCATCCAGTGAGAAGGAGTGTGACAGCCGTTTGGTGCAGCTGAGAGGATACACTCCTCAGGACATAGAAGCGTGTGCTCAGCTCAGGAGGAGCTTAGATGCATTTGGTGAGAATGGCTTGGACATACATGACCTCTACAAGGCTCACGTGCACCTGCAGGAGCCACAGTCTGGACGCACCAGGAGCCTGCAGCAGTATATGAAG GAGCTACAAGAAGAAAGCCAGGTGTTGAAGGTTGGGAGTTTTGGCGTCCGTTGGGTGCTCATGCGGCACGCTGAACCTTGGCTGCTGACTATCAAGTCCAAGCCATGGTCCCAGGCACGCTTCACGTCTGACCCCGATTTGGAGAATCAGCACAACACCTCCGTCCGCAAGAGATGCAGGCAAGAAGTCCCACATGAGACAGAGGAACCGCCAGCaaaaaaatcagctgcagacaaacaagaggacaaagacagagaggacgCAGAGATATGGAGTGACAAAACAGGAGAGAAACTGAATGAGGAAGAACagctgaagaagcagaaagagagggcaGATGAGGCAAGTGGAGACAAATTGTTAAGCttggaagaggagggaggacagcAGGTGCAGCCTGAGGAGAAAGGACATGAGGAGGCAAGACAAGAGAAGATGGAAACTgaagaaagacatgaaaaaaaggaggaggacagcGTAACCgatgaaagagatgaagaggcaGGTGATGATGA TGAAAGCCTGAGTTTCATCAGCCGTCCGTGGCGCATGGTCGACGGCGGTCTGAACCGGCAGGTGTGTAAGGGCATGCTGGAGGCCGTTCTTTACCACATCATGTACCGGCCCGGACTCATGCAGCAGACGCTGGTGGAACATTACAAAGACGTGTTGCAGCCAATGGCCGTGCTGGACTTGGTGCAG GCACTCATAGACATGGGCTGTGTGACGAAGAAAACGCTGGTTAAAACCCCTAAACCGTCGCTGTTCGCCCGCTCCGGCCAGCAGACGAGAAGTGAGACAAACGTGACGATTGAGGAACCGGACACGGTGTTCTACGAGCCAAccatcagctgctgcctgcGGCTCAGTCAGGTGTTACCCAACGAGCGCCACTGGAACTACTGCATACCATGA